Proteins from a genomic interval of Streptomyces sp. Tu6071:
- a CDS encoding C40 family peptidase, protein MASHRRSLSTGRTARGAVLTAAAAAALAAVPAAAPAEAAPHPDRQEVRAGLDRLYAQAERATEAYNKSDERADKLRVTVRRSTDAVARAQERVNTMRGAVGSLAAAQYRSGGIDPALALLLTSDPERYLSHAALLDQVGHQRAAELGRLVEARRVLAQDRTEAREALRRLERTREDIARHKRTVEAKLTAARRLLDGLPAGERAAVRDGAAGGVGDLAGAYSRAARGAGLDVPPGTAAVSGRAAAAVAAARSALGRPYVWGASGPGAFDCSGLMQWAWARAGVGLPRTSQAQAGAGQRVPLSQARPGDLVTYRSDASHVGMYVGGGQVIHAPHPGAAVRYESVHMLPINSVTRP, encoded by the coding sequence GTGGCGTCTCACCGCCGTTCCCTCTCCACCGGGCGCACCGCGCGCGGCGCCGTCCTCACCGCCGCGGCAGCCGCCGCGCTCGCCGCCGTCCCGGCCGCGGCCCCCGCCGAGGCCGCCCCGCACCCCGACCGCCAGGAGGTCCGGGCGGGACTCGACCGGCTCTACGCCCAGGCGGAGCGCGCCACCGAGGCGTACAACAAATCCGACGAGCGTGCCGACAAGCTCCGCGTCACCGTGCGCCGCTCCACCGACGCCGTCGCCCGCGCCCAGGAACGCGTCAACACGATGCGCGGCGCCGTCGGTTCGCTCGCCGCCGCGCAGTACCGCTCCGGCGGCATCGACCCCGCCCTCGCGCTCCTGCTCACCTCCGACCCCGAGCGCTACCTGAGCCACGCGGCCCTCCTCGACCAGGTCGGCCACCAGCGCGCCGCCGAACTCGGCCGTCTCGTCGAGGCGCGGCGCGTCCTCGCGCAGGACCGCACCGAGGCGCGGGAGGCGCTGCGCCGCCTGGAGCGCACCCGTGAGGACATCGCCCGGCACAAGCGCACGGTGGAGGCGAAGCTCACCGCCGCGCGCCGGCTCCTCGACGGGCTGCCGGCCGGGGAGCGCGCCGCGGTGCGGGACGGCGCCGCGGGGGGCGTCGGCGACCTCGCGGGCGCGTACTCGCGGGCCGCGCGCGGGGCCGGCCTCGACGTGCCGCCCGGGACGGCGGCGGTCTCCGGGCGGGCCGCCGCGGCCGTCGCGGCGGCCCGCTCCGCGCTCGGCCGCCCCTACGTGTGGGGCGCCTCCGGGCCCGGGGCCTTCGACTGCTCCGGGCTCATGCAGTGGGCCTGGGCACGGGCCGGGGTCGGCCTGCCCCGCACGTCGCAGGCCCAGGCGGGCGCGGGGCAGCGGGTACCGCTCTCGCAGGCGCGCCCCGGCGACCTCGTCACATACCGCTCGGACGCGAGCCACGTCGGCATGTACGTCGGCGGCGGCCAGGTCATCCACGCCCCCCACCCGGGCGCGGCCGTGCGCTACGAGTCCGTCCACATGCTGCCGATCAACTCGGTGACCCGGCCCTGA
- a CDS encoding aminotransferase class V-fold PLP-dependent enzyme encodes MSVSAASAAATSFATAPAAPLPVLGREVRVPLVTGGEVEYAALDYAASAPALERVWNDVAAYAPYYGSVHRGAGYLSQLSTELFETARADVAAFLGCRADDELVFTRSTTDSLNLLAAALPEGCEVYVFETEHHASLLPWRTAAVTHLDAPRSPAEAVATLESALEARTGTGAALVCVTGASNVTGELWPVAELARVAHAHGARIVLDAAQLAPHHPVSLGELDVDWVAFSGHKLYAPFGAGVLAGRADWLEDAEPYLAGGGASRAVSRRADGGVDVEWHTGAARHEAGSPNVIGAYAIASACKALTEAGFDALVAREQQLVARVRDGLAAIEGIRVLGLFGPEAERVGVLSFVVSGWNSSHLAAALSAEYGIGVRDGLFCAHPLVRTLLGADAGAPGECGAPEGGSLNAVRVSFGAGTPDEHVERFLGAVRELVEQGARWTYRTEGGRCVPAV; translated from the coding sequence ATGTCCGTTTCCGCCGCCTCCGCCGCTGCCACCTCCTTTGCCACCGCCCCCGCCGCGCCGCTGCCCGTCCTCGGCCGCGAGGTGCGCGTGCCGCTCGTCACCGGGGGTGAGGTCGAGTACGCCGCGCTCGACTACGCCGCGAGCGCCCCCGCCCTGGAGCGCGTCTGGAACGACGTCGCCGCCTACGCCCCGTACTACGGCAGCGTGCACCGCGGGGCCGGCTACCTCTCGCAGCTGTCCACCGAGCTGTTCGAGACCGCCCGCGCCGACGTCGCCGCTTTCCTCGGCTGCCGGGCGGATGACGAGCTGGTCTTCACGCGCTCCACGACCGACTCGCTCAACCTCCTCGCCGCCGCGCTCCCCGAGGGCTGTGAGGTGTACGTCTTCGAGACCGAGCACCACGCCTCGCTGCTGCCCTGGCGCACCGCCGCCGTCACCCACCTCGACGCCCCGCGCAGCCCCGCCGAGGCCGTCGCGACGCTGGAGAGCGCGCTGGAGGCCCGTACCGGCACCGGGGCCGCGCTCGTCTGCGTCACGGGCGCGTCGAACGTGACCGGGGAGCTGTGGCCCGTCGCCGAGCTGGCCCGGGTCGCGCACGCGCACGGCGCGCGGATCGTCCTCGACGCCGCGCAGCTCGCCCCGCACCACCCCGTCTCGCTCGGTGAACTGGACGTGGACTGGGTCGCCTTCTCGGGCCACAAGCTGTACGCGCCCTTCGGCGCGGGGGTCCTCGCGGGCCGCGCGGACTGGCTGGAGGACGCGGAGCCCTACCTCGCGGGCGGCGGCGCGAGCCGCGCCGTGAGCAGGCGCGCGGACGGCGGCGTGGACGTCGAGTGGCACACGGGCGCCGCGCGCCACGAGGCGGGCTCGCCGAACGTCATCGGCGCCTACGCGATCGCCTCCGCGTGCAAGGCGCTTACGGAGGCCGGTTTCGACGCGCTCGTCGCGCGCGAGCAGCAGCTCGTGGCGCGGGTGCGGGACGGGCTCGCCGCGATCGAGGGCATCCGCGTCCTCGGGCTCTTCGGTCCGGAGGCCGAGCGGGTCGGCGTGCTCTCCTTCGTCGTGAGCGGCTGGAACAGCTCGCACCTCGCGGCGGCGCTCTCGGCCGAGTACGGGATCGGCGTCCGCGACGGGCTCTTCTGCGCCCACCCGCTCGTCCGCACGCTGCTCGGCGCGGACGCCGGGGCGCCCGGCGAGTGCGGGGCGCCCGAGGGCGGCTCGCTCAACGCGGTGCGGGTCAGCTTCGGTGCCGGGACGCCCGACGAGCACGTGGAGCGCTTCCTCGGCGCGGTGCGCGAGCTGGTCGAGCAGGGCGCGCGGTGGACCTACCGCACCGAGGGCGGGCGCTGCGTGCCGGCGGTCTGA
- a CDS encoding Lrp/AsnC family transcriptional regulator codes for MITAIVLIKTSVDRIPEIAESIAALDSVSEVFSVTGSYDLIAMVRVGRHEDLAEIIPNRISKIPGVAATDTHVAFRTYSQHDLEAAFAIGLDS; via the coding sequence GTGATCACCGCGATCGTGCTCATCAAGACCAGCGTCGACCGAATCCCGGAGATCGCCGAGTCCATCGCCGCGCTGGACAGCGTGAGCGAGGTCTTCTCGGTCACCGGCTCCTACGACCTCATCGCGATGGTCCGCGTCGGCCGCCACGAGGACCTCGCCGAGATCATCCCGAACCGGATCAGCAAGATCCCCGGCGTCGCCGCGACCGATACGCACGTGGCCTTCCGCACGTACTCGCAGCACGACCTGGAGGCCGCCTTCGCGATCGGCCTCGATTCCTGA
- a CDS encoding cytochrome b, with amino-acid sequence MSTETTHAPGADAPDRSQAPAGERLADWADGRLGIYSLAKSNMRKIFPDHPSFMLGEICMYSFLIIILTGVYLTLFFHPSMNEVEYHGVYGPMQGQLMSEAFSSTLKISFEVRGGLLIRQIHHWAALIFLAGMFVHMMRVFFTGAFRKPREINWLFGFLLFALGMFTGFTGYSLPDDLLSGTGVRFTQGAILSVPIVGTYISMFLFGGEFPGGDFVARFYSIHILLLPGIMLGLMVGHLILVFYHKHTQYAGPGRTEKNVVGMPLLPVYMAKAGGFFFLVFGVIAAIAGIATINPIWAIGPYRPDQVSTGAQPDWYMGFAEGLIRVMPGWEINLWGHTLVLGVFIPLVVFGLVLGAMAVYPFIESWVTGDKREHHILDRPRNAPVRTGLGVAWVTMYMITLVGGGNDLWATHFHLSLNAISWFVRIGFFVGPVIAFIVTKRICLGLQRRDKEKVLHGRESGVIKRLPHGEFIEVHEPLSAEQRYTLTAHEQVAPFEIGATTDENGVRRKVSGAEKLRSKLSKGYYGDGTQIPKPTEEEYKEITSGHGHH; translated from the coding sequence ATGAGCACCGAGACCACGCACGCACCGGGCGCCGACGCCCCGGACCGCAGTCAGGCGCCCGCCGGGGAACGGCTCGCCGACTGGGCGGACGGACGGCTCGGCATCTACAGCCTGGCCAAGTCCAACATGCGGAAGATCTTTCCGGACCACCCGAGCTTCATGCTCGGCGAGATCTGCATGTACAGCTTCCTCATCATCATCCTCACGGGTGTGTACCTGACGCTGTTCTTCCACCCGAGCATGAACGAGGTGGAGTACCACGGCGTCTACGGCCCCATGCAGGGCCAGCTCATGTCGGAGGCGTTCTCCTCCACGCTGAAGATCAGCTTCGAGGTCCGCGGCGGTCTGCTCATCCGGCAGATCCACCACTGGGCCGCGCTCATCTTCCTCGCCGGCATGTTCGTGCACATGATGCGCGTCTTCTTCACGGGCGCCTTCCGCAAGCCGCGTGAGATCAACTGGCTGTTCGGCTTCCTGCTCTTCGCCCTGGGCATGTTCACCGGGTTCACCGGCTACTCGCTCCCGGACGACCTGCTCTCCGGCACCGGTGTCCGCTTCACGCAGGGCGCGATCCTGTCCGTGCCGATCGTCGGCACGTACATCTCGATGTTCCTCTTCGGCGGGGAGTTCCCCGGCGGCGACTTCGTCGCCCGGTTCTACTCGATCCACATCCTGCTGCTGCCCGGCATCATGCTGGGGCTCATGGTGGGCCACCTGATCCTGGTCTTCTACCACAAGCACACGCAGTACGCGGGTCCCGGACGCACCGAGAAGAACGTCGTCGGCATGCCGCTGCTCCCGGTGTACATGGCGAAGGCCGGAGGCTTCTTCTTCCTCGTCTTCGGCGTCATCGCGGCCATCGCGGGCATCGCGACGATCAACCCGATCTGGGCGATCGGCCCGTACCGGCCCGACCAGGTGTCCACCGGCGCCCAGCCCGACTGGTACATGGGCTTCGCCGAAGGTCTCATCCGTGTCATGCCCGGCTGGGAGATCAACCTGTGGGGCCACACGCTGGTCCTCGGTGTGTTCATCCCGCTGGTCGTCTTCGGTCTCGTCCTCGGCGCGATGGCGGTCTACCCGTTCATCGAGTCCTGGGTCACCGGCGACAAGCGCGAGCACCACATCCTCGACCGCCCGCGCAACGCCCCGGTCCGCACGGGCCTCGGCGTCGCCTGGGTGACGATGTACATGATCACGCTCGTCGGCGGCGGCAACGACCTGTGGGCCACCCACTTCCACCTGTCGCTCAACGCGATCAGCTGGTTCGTGCGGATCGGCTTCTTCGTCGGCCCGGTCATCGCCTTCATCGTCACCAAGCGGATCTGCCTCGGCCTCCAGCGCCGCGACAAGGAGAAGGTGCTGCACGGGCGCGAGTCCGGCGTCATCAAGCGCCTGCCGCACGGTGAGTTCATCGAGGTGCACGAGCCGCTCAGCGCCGAGCAGCGCTACACGCTCACCGCGCACGAGCAGGTCGCGCCCTTCGAGATCGGCGCGACCACCGACGAGAACGGTGTCCGGCGCAAGGTCTCCGGCGCGGAGAAGCTCCGCTCCAAGCTCTCCAAGGGCTACTACGGCGACGGGACGCAGATCCCGAAGCCGACGGAGGAGGAGTACAAGGAGATCACGAGCGGCCACGGCCACCACTGA
- a CDS encoding C40 family peptidase: MASHRRPKQPSRARVTVLTATAAAAVALTSQAAHADPKPTKSEVKSKVDKLYDEAEQATEKLNGATEKQKKLEKEVDAIQDKVARGQDELNEQRQSLGAVAAAQYRSGGIDPSVQLFLSADPDSFLQQAGALDQLSAQQTQQLKQIQAKQRKLAQERKEAADKLADLADTRKELGKKKSEVKAKLAEAQRILNSMTAAEKAAMQAEQDRANRASERTALTSAPGTVANPGKGSGMAGAAFSAAQSQLGKPYVFGATGPSSYDCSGLTSWAYRQAGVSLPRTSQAQANAGTRIYSQSQLQVGDLVLFYGDLHHIGLYAGNGQVLHAPRTGTVVRYESIGNMPFQFGVRV; the protein is encoded by the coding sequence GTGGCGTCCCACCGTCGACCGAAGCAGCCGAGCCGCGCCCGCGTGACCGTGCTCACCGCGACCGCCGCTGCTGCCGTGGCCCTCACTTCGCAGGCCGCGCACGCAGACCCCAAGCCGACCAAGTCCGAGGTGAAGTCGAAGGTCGACAAGCTCTACGACGAAGCGGAGCAGGCGACCGAGAAGCTCAACGGGGCCACGGAGAAGCAGAAGAAGCTGGAGAAGGAGGTCGACGCCATCCAGGACAAGGTGGCGCGCGGCCAGGACGAGCTGAACGAGCAGCGGCAGTCGCTCGGCGCCGTCGCCGCCGCCCAGTACCGGTCCGGCGGCATCGACCCCTCCGTGCAGCTCTTCCTCTCCGCCGACCCGGACTCCTTCCTCCAGCAGGCCGGTGCCCTCGACCAGTTGAGCGCGCAGCAGACGCAGCAGCTCAAGCAGATCCAGGCCAAGCAGCGCAAGCTCGCCCAGGAGCGCAAGGAGGCCGCCGACAAGCTCGCCGACCTCGCCGACACGCGCAAGGAACTGGGCAAGAAGAAGAGCGAGGTCAAGGCCAAGCTCGCCGAGGCGCAGCGCATCCTCAACTCGATGACGGCCGCCGAGAAGGCCGCGATGCAGGCGGAGCAGGACCGCGCCAACCGCGCCAGCGAGCGCACCGCGCTCACTTCGGCCCCCGGCACCGTCGCCAACCCCGGCAAGGGCTCGGGCATGGCGGGCGCGGCGTTCTCCGCCGCCCAGTCGCAGCTCGGCAAGCCGTACGTCTTCGGCGCCACGGGCCCCAGCTCCTACGACTGCTCGGGCCTCACCTCCTGGGCCTACCGGCAGGCCGGGGTCTCGCTGCCCCGCACCTCGCAGGCGCAGGCGAACGCCGGGACCCGCATCTACTCGCAGAGCCAGCTCCAGGTCGGCGACCTCGTGCTCTTCTACGGCGACCTGCACCACATCGGTCTCTACGCGGGCAACGGCCAGGTGCTGCACGCCCCGCGCACCGGCACCGTCGTGCGCTACGAGTCGATCGGCAACATGCCCTTCCAGTTCGGCGTGCGCGTCTGA
- a CDS encoding NYN domain-containing protein, with product MVEEANAEPAGAPHGAERDGHGDGAREGAGHAEDEAGHEAREHGGDREGEALDGPLPEGVRHRVVRYVATGFGGLTVGELPAQLRQYARFTPSRRLKYAGNAMAAAVENDAAFRARVAERLCAAQPELCAALNEGTPPPAADPVDVAAVAYLLRPPGWLKLVAAAGEEAERAGAERMDEAAREELDRLRAERDEARERGRADSERLRGEVEGLRRESDAVRRKLRAAQSDIKRGEAALRKEQERAEAQRAELQAQLSAAESETRRVRARLGEVEAALEASRKATREGRSVEDMRLRLLLDTVLDAAQGLRRELALPPVSVRPAETVDAREPAKFSPKDIAARALAEDDPAILDQLLALPQAHLVVDGYNVTKTGYPMMPLEKQRLRLLGGLSQLAAQSGAEVTCVFDGAELAAPVLLAPPRGVRVLFSKAGVTADELIRQLVRAEPPGRPVVVVSTDKEVADGIAKAGARPVPSVMLLKRLSRG from the coding sequence ATGGTGGAGGAAGCGAACGCCGAGCCCGCCGGTGCGCCCCACGGCGCGGAGCGGGACGGCCACGGGGACGGCGCCCGGGAGGGCGCGGGGCACGCGGAGGACGAGGCCGGGCATGAGGCGCGGGAGCACGGCGGGGACCGCGAGGGCGAGGCGCTGGACGGGCCGCTGCCCGAAGGTGTCAGGCACCGGGTCGTACGGTACGTGGCGACCGGATTCGGCGGCCTCACCGTCGGGGAACTCCCCGCGCAGCTGCGCCAGTACGCGCGGTTCACACCGAGCAGGCGGCTCAAGTACGCGGGCAACGCGATGGCCGCCGCGGTCGAGAACGACGCCGCCTTCCGGGCCCGGGTCGCGGAGCGGCTGTGCGCCGCGCAGCCGGAGTTGTGCGCGGCGCTGAACGAGGGCACTCCGCCGCCCGCCGCCGACCCCGTGGACGTCGCCGCCGTCGCGTACCTGCTGCGTCCCCCGGGCTGGCTCAAGCTCGTCGCCGCGGCCGGTGAGGAGGCCGAGCGGGCCGGGGCCGAGCGGATGGACGAGGCGGCCAGGGAGGAGCTGGACCGGCTGCGCGCGGAGCGCGACGAGGCGCGCGAGCGCGGGCGCGCGGACAGCGAGCGGCTGCGCGGCGAGGTCGAGGGGCTGCGCCGCGAGAGCGACGCGGTGCGGCGCAAGCTGCGGGCCGCGCAGAGCGACATCAAGCGCGGCGAGGCCGCGCTGCGCAAGGAGCAGGAGCGGGCCGAGGCCCAGCGCGCCGAGCTCCAGGCGCAGTTGAGCGCCGCCGAGAGCGAGACGCGGCGGGTGCGGGCCCGGCTCGGCGAGGTCGAGGCGGCCCTTGAGGCGAGCCGGAAGGCGACGCGCGAGGGGCGCAGCGTCGAGGACATGCGGCTGCGGCTGCTGCTCGACACCGTACTCGACGCGGCCCAGGGGCTGCGCCGCGAACTGGCGCTGCCGCCCGTCTCGGTACGGCCCGCGGAGACCGTGGACGCGCGGGAGCCGGCGAAGTTCAGCCCGAAGGACATCGCGGCCCGCGCGCTCGCCGAGGACGATCCGGCGATCCTGGACCAGTTGCTCGCGCTGCCGCAGGCGCATCTCGTCGTGGACGGGTACAACGTCACGAAAACCGGTTATCCGATGATGCCGTTGGAGAAGCAGCGGCTCCGGCTGCTCGGCGGGCTCTCGCAGCTCGCGGCGCAGAGCGGGGCCGAGGTGACGTGCGTCTTCGACGGGGCCGAACTCGCGGCCCCCGTGCTGCTCGCGCCGCCGCGCGGGGTGCGCGTGCTGTTCAGCAAGGCCGGGGTGACGGCGGACGAGTTGATCCGGCAGCTCGTGCGGGCCGAGCCGCCGGGGCGGCCCGTCGTCGTGGTCTCCACGGACAAGGAAGTGGCGGACGGCATCGCGAAGGCGGGGGCGCGCCCGGTGCCGAGCGTCATGCTCCTGAAGCGGTTGTCGCGGGGGTGA
- the trpD gene encoding anthranilate phosphoribosyltransferase yields MSAVHPVGGDTAADRSWPAVLDGLLSGRDQSAADTAWAMDRIMRGEATDAQIAGFAVALRAKGETVEEISGIVEAMYAHARTIEVPGETVDIVGTGGDGAKTVNISTMSAVVVAGTGAKVVKHGNRAASSASGASDVLEKLGVNLELSPERVARVAEEAGITFCFAVKFHPALRYVAAARGELGIRTTFNFLGPLTNPARVRAQATGVADARMAPIMAGVLAARGSSALVFRGDDGLDELTTAATSRVWIVQDGAVREEGFDPRDVGLALSPVSALRGGDASHNAEVARRLFAGERGPVRDAVLLNSAAALAALRPSGEPLVDRIREGMGRAAESLDSGAAEAALERWVRASNA; encoded by the coding sequence ATGAGCGCTGTGCACCCCGTCGGAGGCGACACCGCGGCGGACCGCTCCTGGCCGGCCGTACTCGACGGACTCCTCTCCGGCCGTGACCAGTCCGCCGCCGACACCGCCTGGGCGATGGACCGCATCATGCGGGGCGAGGCCACGGACGCGCAGATCGCCGGCTTCGCCGTGGCCCTGCGCGCCAAGGGCGAGACCGTCGAGGAGATCAGCGGCATCGTCGAGGCGATGTACGCGCACGCCCGCACCATCGAGGTCCCCGGCGAGACCGTCGACATCGTCGGGACGGGCGGGGACGGGGCCAAGACCGTCAACATCTCCACGATGTCCGCCGTCGTCGTCGCGGGGACCGGGGCGAAGGTCGTCAAGCACGGCAACCGCGCCGCCTCCTCCGCCTCCGGGGCCTCCGACGTCCTGGAGAAGCTCGGCGTCAACCTGGAGCTGAGCCCGGAGCGGGTCGCGCGGGTCGCCGAGGAGGCCGGGATCACCTTCTGCTTCGCCGTGAAGTTCCACCCGGCGCTGCGGTACGTCGCGGCGGCGCGCGGCGAGCTGGGCATCCGCACGACCTTCAACTTCCTCGGCCCGCTCACCAACCCGGCTCGCGTCCGGGCCCAGGCCACCGGGGTCGCCGACGCCCGGATGGCGCCGATCATGGCCGGGGTGCTCGCCGCCCGCGGCTCCTCCGCGCTCGTCTTCCGGGGCGACGACGGCCTCGACGAACTCACGACGGCGGCGACCTCGCGGGTGTGGATCGTCCAGGACGGCGCGGTGCGCGAGGAGGGCTTCGACCCGCGCGACGTCGGCCTCGCCCTCTCCCCGGTCTCGGCCCTGCGCGGCGGGGACGCCTCGCACAACGCGGAGGTGGCCCGCCGCCTCTTCGCGGGCGAGCGCGGACCGGTGAGGGACGCGGTGCTCCTCAACTCGGCGGCGGCGCTCGCGGCGCTCCGCCCGAGCGGGGAGCCGCTGGTGGACCGGATCAGGGAGGGCATGGGGCGGGCGGCCGAGTCGCTGGACTCGGGGGCCGCGGAGGCGGCGCTGGAGCGGTGGGTGCGCGCCAGCAACGCCTGA